From Pseudomonas poae, the proteins below share one genomic window:
- a CDS encoding nucleotide sugar dehydrogenase, with amino-acid sequence MRISIFGLGYVGAVCAGCLSARGHEVVGVDISKDKIDLINAGKSPIVEPGLGELLSQGIANGRLRGTTNFADAIRDTDLSMICVGTPSKKNGDLELDYIEAVCREIGFVLRDKTTRHTVVVRSTVLPGTVANVVIPILEDCSGKKAGVDFGVAVNPEFLRESTAIADYDLPPMTVIGEFDTASGDVLQSLYEELDAPIIRKDIAVAEMIKYTCNVWHATKVTFANEIGNIAKAVGVDGREVMEVVCQDKTLNLSQYYMRPGFAFGGSCLPKDVRALTYRASSLDVEAPLLNSLMRSNESQVQNAFDIVSSHDKRKVALLGLSFKAGTDDLRESPLVELAEMLIGKGYDLSIYDSNVEYARVHGANKDYIEGKIPHVSSLLNSDFDEVINNSDVIILGNRDEKFRALAQNAPHGKQVIDLVGFMSKATCTTGRTEGICW; translated from the coding sequence ATGCGCATCAGCATATTTGGTTTGGGTTACGTTGGCGCAGTCTGTGCCGGTTGCCTGTCTGCCCGTGGCCACGAAGTGGTCGGCGTAGACATCTCCAAGGACAAAATTGACCTGATCAATGCCGGCAAATCGCCAATCGTTGAACCAGGCCTGGGCGAGCTGTTGAGCCAAGGCATCGCAAACGGTCGACTGCGCGGCACTACCAACTTCGCCGACGCCATCCGCGATACCGACCTGTCGATGATTTGCGTCGGCACGCCAAGCAAGAAAAACGGCGACCTGGAACTCGACTACATCGAAGCGGTGTGCCGCGAAATCGGTTTTGTCCTGCGAGACAAAACTACCCGCCACACCGTCGTAGTGCGCAGCACCGTATTGCCGGGCACTGTCGCAAACGTTGTCATCCCGATTCTCGAAGACTGCTCCGGCAAGAAAGCCGGCGTCGACTTCGGCGTCGCGGTCAACCCGGAATTCCTGCGTGAATCCACCGCGATCGCTGACTACGACCTGCCACCGATGACCGTCATCGGCGAGTTCGACACAGCCTCCGGCGATGTCCTGCAATCGCTGTACGAAGAACTCGACGCCCCGATCATCCGCAAGGACATCGCCGTGGCCGAGATGATCAAGTACACCTGCAACGTGTGGCACGCCACCAAGGTGACCTTCGCCAACGAGATCGGCAACATCGCCAAGGCGGTCGGCGTCGATGGTCGTGAAGTGATGGAAGTGGTCTGCCAGGACAAAACCCTCAACCTGTCGCAGTACTACATGCGCCCAGGCTTCGCGTTCGGCGGCTCTTGCCTGCCCAAAGACGTGCGCGCCCTGACCTACCGCGCCAGTTCGCTGGACGTGGAGGCGCCGCTGCTCAACTCGCTGATGCGCAGCAACGAGTCCCAGGTGCAGAACGCCTTCGACATCGTTTCCAGCCACGACAAACGCAAAGTCGCCCTGTTGGGCCTGAGCTTCAAGGCGGGTACTGATGACCTGCGCGAAAGCCCACTGGTGGAACTGGCGGAAATGCTGATCGGCAAGGGCTACGACCTGAGCATCTACGACAGCAACGTCGAATACGCCCGTGTGCACGGCGCGAACAAGGACTACATCGAAGGGAAAATCCCGCACGTGTCGTCCCTGCTCAACTCCGACTTCGACGAAGTGATCAACAACTCCGACGTCATCATCCTGGGCAACCGCGATGAGAAATTCCGTGCCCTGGCGCAGAACGCACCGCACGGCAAGCAAGTCATCGACCTGGTGGGCTTCATGTCCAAGGCCACCTGTACGACTGGCCGCACCGAAGGTATTTGCTGGTAA